From one Candidatus Delongbacteria bacterium genomic stretch:
- a CDS encoding DUF3137 domain-containing protein yields the protein MDNQTLKTKIEQGLNELELKRKMFRASMFGTVKLIFILDILLVILLIVFAQSIGDMIFGVVEEGYENNNAVVGYVLASFLFFAALAGSFFTILRTTRSYNNFAKTKFVTPLMRNIFPELDYFPNNYVSENLFLNSELYTSYNHYGGDDYFKGTLNGKYVEFSELVVSRRSNNNSDNSRSSSTTIFGGLFLCVKLNNSVSSRIVIENGELNTKVNEALEKVPAFLKNFINKFIPDYGPVVETGDFEFDKLFKVYCANSEELSKVITPAVRAELIKIYNDVLKYVNVGNNRPLDLKEINSASALFKLSIKNDSLYFAVPNIRLFDIPFNRNVIENQETLVTSLTSIKMLTDLAKVI from the coding sequence ATGGACAATCAAACACTTAAGACTAAAATTGAACAGGGTTTAAATGAACTAGAGTTAAAAAGGAAAATGTTTAGAGCTTCAATGTTTGGAACTGTTAAACTAATCTTTATACTTGATATTCTATTAGTCATACTTTTGATTGTTTTTGCTCAAAGTATCGGTGATATGATATTTGGTGTTGTTGAGGAAGGTTATGAAAACAATAATGCTGTGGTCGGTTATGTTCTTGCGTCCTTTCTTTTTTTTGCAGCATTAGCAGGGTCATTTTTCACAATCTTGAGAACTACTAGAAGTTATAACAATTTTGCAAAGACCAAATTTGTTACTCCACTTATGAGAAACATTTTTCCTGAACTTGATTACTTCCCCAATAATTATGTTTCAGAAAACCTGTTTCTAAATAGTGAATTATATACATCTTATAACCATTATGGTGGGGATGACTATTTTAAAGGAACATTAAATGGTAAATATGTAGAATTCTCAGAATTAGTCGTATCTCGAAGATCAAATAATAATTCAGATAATTCAAGGTCTAGCTCAACAACTATCTTTGGTGGACTATTTTTATGCGTAAAATTAAACAATAGTGTTTCTAGTAGAATTGTTATCGAGAATGGTGAATTAAATACTAAAGTTAATGAAGCATTAGAGAAGGTTCCTGCATTTTTGAAAAATTTTATCAATAAATTTATACCCGATTACGGTCCTGTTGTGGAAACCGGAGACTTTGAGTTTGATAAACTTTTTAAAGTTTACTGTGCTAATTCTGAAGAGTTAAGCAAAGTGATTACTCCAGCGGTAAGAGCAGAATTAATTAAAATTTATAATGATGTTTTAAAATATGTCAATGTCGGCAATAATCGACCTTTGGATCTAAAAGAAATCAATTCGGCTTCTGCACTATTCAAATTATCTATCAAAAATGATTCCCTTTATTTTGCTGTTCCAAATATCAGACTTTTTGATATTCCGTTTAACAGAAATGTGATCGAAAATCAAGAAACTTTG